GTGAATCAGTAACACAAAAATGAGATTTATTCTTCTGACTGCATCCAGCTGGGTTAAAGTCCAATGCAGTCTGGACAAAATTTTGAGTTGTCTCCACGATCCATTCAATGGCTAGTCATATCCATAGATGCTCCCTTCGATATTCTCTTACAATGACCGGCACACTTGTTGGGGGGACCTAAACGAAGCATGAAAACACGAACCATTACACTGCAATTTCCATATGATATCACAATAAGAAATATTCTGGCAACGCTTCTCCATGGTCGCATTTGATACCTATATGGACTAACTACCATCAAGAAGTGACACCCCAGTGTCCACAGACGTTTGCACTGGCAATTCTATTCACAGAGTAGATGACGCTCAAGAACAGTCTAACTTACCATGCCATAATCAGTTATTATCATAGAGACATAATCTGAAGGAGTTGCATCATATCTGCCATTCAAAATCCCCAAGAATCGCAAGTTAGAGAGAGGATGCGATGACTGAGGTGACTGACCAAATTAATCATATTGCCTACATCAGATTCATCAGAAAAGGAAGCTTACATCAGATTAAGAAGCTGAAGATTGCCACTATTGGGCAAACTATCCCAACCGATGCTTTCTTCTCTACCTGGAACTTTTGCTATGACATCTGGATCACCTGCAATAAATATTGCATAGAGTTGAGCCAGAAAGCAAGAGGAGATATCTAGATATAGCAAAACTTGTCTCTAATTAAAGAAGCAAGTAACACGCACCGAGCTCATTAGAGCATATTGAATCAAGCTGTACCCTCTCGTGAAATTTGTATGCCTCACAGCATACCAAGACCGGTACCCGGAAAGCATGTGCAACCATAGCAACACATGCAGTCCCAACGCGTGAATATACTGTTCCATTTGATAACACTGCTGATGCGCCCAAAAATACTCGAGTAACTTCATGCATGATGTAAGAAACAGCATTTATGTTTATGTATGTACAATTAATACCCGTTCCTATCAACCTACGAAGTAAAAGTTGTCCTTCCAGCTTTGGACGAGAGTCCACCACCACAACACGGAACTGTTTGCCCAGCTCATGAGCATGTAATAGTATCATTTCAACTGCAGAAGGTGATCCATATGTAAGAAGCACATCACCATCCCGGATCTTTGTAACAGCATGGCTAACGATGACTTTGTCTGCAAGTATAATCTTCTCACTTATAAATTGATCGATATCCAACTGCAGAGTCGTTTTCGCCTCCAACTCTGACATAGTCAAAGGTAGCTTTGCAATTCGGCTTTTCAAAAACCTAATGGCATTACCCATGCTAACTGAAAGTGGCCGACATTCAGTGAAAAATGAAACATAGCTATTGATTTTCGTAGTTAAGTCTCGACTTAAAGTCTTCTCCAGTGGGGTTGAGTATTCTTTAATCACCTCTTGAAATGCTTTAAGCATGGCAATACAACGAGCATTACCCCCACATACATCTCCAGATAAATACTGTAAACCAACCTGCACATAGAGATGGGTAGacaggagaaaaagaaaattacttcaTCTATTGCAAGAATCAAACTGTATTGAGCATTCTTTGGCCAACCTAATTACATTTTCTCAACCAAAAGTTCACACGTCTGTTTTGGTAATAAGCGTAACTAGGTGACTTCcctaaaaaattcctaaaagtagTGACTGAATCCAACAAAATAACTCCACATATTACAAGTAAATAATCTCATCAGTCGATCAATCCACATGATACCTAGGATCAGCATTGCTGCAGGAGCTACCCCCCATACCATTCACAATTAAAATTGAACTCACAAAAAAGTCACACTCAGTATTCCTCCTCATCTGACCAGGTCACACAATCAACTGAAGCCAAGAAGCAAGAATAGTATGAACCATACTAGCAGAATTAACAGAATTAAGTAATTTAGTTGACCCAGTGTATTACCATGTTGACACTTGACTATTGACCCTATTACTCTAAGATATCCCAAAGGAAGCATGCCCACATATAGTTAGAAAAAAGTCTGAAAAAACCCTCTTTAACATGCTTTGCTGATTACCACTCATTATATATCAGGTCACATACCATAtagttttgaaattgaaatacacAGCACAAATACCAGAATTCAGGGGCAAAAGTGATGTTCACACTTACTGCCAAACATTAGTTTTTCAGGCAAGTTCGCATATATAAAAACAcacttcaaaaattaaaaattagcaCCTTGTATACAGCTGGATGCATCTGATCAAGTTGGAAAAACTTTGACTCAAGATCAGGAAGCTGACTTCCATGTTCATATTGGGGCAAATGCCTGAACAATTGAACTCGGTTTCGAGCCTCGGTTTGTTTTACTACTGCTTTCCTTTTAGCCTTCTCCACTCGGCTTTCGTCATCGTATTGCATGCGTGGATGCGGgacatctttctttctttccttttctggaGGACGTTCACCCCCAGGACCCTTCTTCTCAGAAGGTGCAACTGAAGCACTATCACTCTTCTTTTGAGAAGGCTTTACAACTTTAATAGGCTTTGTGATTTCGGAGGATACAGCCCCAGGAGCAGCTGTAGCAGCCTTACTTCCTTCACCTAGAAAAACAGAGATCAAAATGTTCAAGACGTGCACATGCGCTTGGATGTGCATGCAGACACATACTGATGGTTCTACTGAAGTGCAGCACATAAACACAAAACCAAACACCTAGTTGATGACATGATATATATCATAAAGTCAAAGTAAGAAAAGACCATCAACAAGCATCTGTGATTCTGATACAAAGGCCAACATTAATGATTGGGCATACCTTTGGCAGACAAAGATTACAGCAAAGTACTAAAAAGCCAAAGCCTAAAGTAGATTAAGAACCCGACGGAGGAAATGCAAAATTAAACAGCTCAAGGAGATCTTTCACCAAGTGCAGTATTTATCATATCAAGCAACAAGAGAAAAACATGCACCTTTAGCAGCAGCTTTTGCAGCTCGCTGAGCCTCCTGTAGAGCACGCCTTTCAGCCTTTGTCATTTTCTCCTTTTGGGGCTTTGAATTAGCAGGCCGCTCATTCTGCACTTCCACCGAGGCTCCCCCAACTTTCTCTGCAAtcaattttttcccctttgacATTTGTTCAAGCGTTTTTTCGGAAGTACTTTCCAGAAAGCAGCAAAAATTCACTTGAATGTAATCTTAACTTTCACAGGAAAAAGCGCCGTTAAAGGAATGCACCAAGAAAATGTCTGCTATGAGAAAggctactcaaggatgaatacTGCAGCCTGCCGGTATCATTACATTCTCCAAGCCACTCTTCTTTTATGTACACAATTTACCAAATGCACTTCAAATGTACCTTGATAAGGTCAAAATCCCCAAGACCATTCGTCAAGAAGGATTATCGCTAAATCCTCCCAAACGACCACTTAGTTATTTCAAATTCGTTAAACCATCACTCTCTAAACAAGACATTTAGCAAGTGCCCATCATTTCCAACTCCACAACCGAAACCAAGCAAGTCTTCAAGCATATATCTAACTTTCATCCACAAAGATTTCCCACTGCACAGCAATCTTACCCAGCCCCAAAAGAATTCAACCTCTTAAGCCgggataaagaaaagaaaagaaaagaaaaagcttgcCACATTCCATCGTTTACATTCACGACCTCAATCGGAGCACCCAATTAAATCTACACCCAAACAACGCAAATTCAAAACCAGCAACATTACATACCAGTAATACCGGGAGGCATCGTGACGACGGACACGGTGGTCAGCCCGCTCGCCGGCACGCTGCTCGCCATCACCCTCCCCCTCCCGACCCGGCCCGGCGACATGGCCACGTCGTCGCCGGGCTCCCCGTCGGCCCCCGCCGCGGCCGCGAGCTTCCCCGCGTACGAGGAtaaggcggcggtggcggcggtgggggTGGGCGAGAAGTCCGAGGCGGCGGTGTAGCTGGAGGGGGTGGCGGCAGGGAAGGAGACGGGGACTGAGACGGGGACGGGGACGGGGACGAGGACGGGGCGGGAGAGGAGGGCGAGGTTGTCGGAGTGGTGGCGGGGAGGGGGATCATGACCGGGGAGAGGGAGTTGCCGGAGGGGGAgatggaggcggcggcggcggcggcggcggcggaggcggccggCGGGGGGACGCGGCGGCGGAGATCGGGTCGGGGGCCCCGATTGGAAGCGGTCGGGGGAGGGGCGAAGAACCCGACCTGTCGGACCTTCGGGTCGCTGACGGATCGAGGGTTTCGCCGAGGGTCCATGAAAtgagagatagagatagagagagagagagagagagaggggggaggaagaggtagagagagaacaaagcagaaaaggcagagagagagagagagagagagagtgagagagaagtgAGTGAACAgcgagagtagagagagagagagagagagagcagcccGGGCAGTGAAAGCCCAAGATGCTCAAAGGACACTTGACACGGTTCATAAGGTCAAATCCCCTCTTTGAGCCCCCCCGGGGTCAATCTCCGCCGTGCGCCGCCGTCCTCCACCCCAGTGGCTTCCCAGCCCGGCATCGAAAGGCCCGAGCTCAGATTTTCTCAATTACGACACGCAGGCTCTAGTCAGGGTGGAACTCGAGATGGTGATCTGATGAAGTGATCAAACCGACCAAGTTGACCTAACTCAAtccaattttcccaaataattcATATATGTGCTTCTATTGCTCTACACTGGTGATGCCCGTCGACGGTCATGGGGCAAACCCCTTCGGAGCCAACAAGGAGGGCATCACTATACAAAACCTCAAGTTCACAATGTGAGAGACGTGATTATGTGTTGATAAATTCGGAATTTACCAATGACAAAGATTGGCTTAAGAGCAAAATTGCCACATGTTTAGCAAAGTTCACAAAATATTTGGGCATGCAAGTGCATTTTCAGATCAATAAAGCCTCGAGGGGTGGCATTTTGGACTTCCGACAGTCGAAAAGTTTGCAAAGTACCACTATTGTACTTGCACTTCTGTCCGAAAGCAAAGCGCATCTGCTTCTGTCGGGGAGCATGATCCAACGTGTGGAGAGCCTTGATCCGACGTGAGATAAACTGACCAGGAAACACCCTCCTCCACAAATGAAAAAACAGGACAGTTGCTCGTCCCATAGGATTCGACTTTTGCTGCAGTTGCAAGACTTTACTTTTATCGGGATGGATGAAGCTTAAACGAATCGCACCCTAGCTAacaagggaaaattaccaaaaatttcttgaatttattttatatcaataataattcaatcctcaattttttttttaatttggtaaCTTTAATTCtgaatcttttgataatttattaatatattttctcGATTTATGTTGACCAAAATATACCGGTCATCTTATGAGCAATGCtaccataaataattttttaaaaacaaaattatgaatttttatatttttttcttttttttccactgTGACCACACAAGGTTTTCGAGGCCTAGGCAATAGCTCATGCGAGTTGCTAGccacaatgaaaaagaaagaaaagaaaaattatttaaaaaaaattaaaattgtttatgtcaatCCCACATATGCCATAGAAGATAGTTAGCTCAAGCCAAATTACTTAGAAGAACTTTATTGGCacattatcaaaaatttagagttaaattgacaaaattaaaatatttaagactaaattgtcatttgtacaataaatttatgacatttttggcAATTTGCCCAAATAAAAAGcactctcttcatttttttccataggtatgactttttttaggctccatttattttgtggaaaatgttaccctttctaaaaatattttctaggaaaataataatattgtctgATGTTTAGctggaatttgaaaaaaaaaaaaacttgaaaacaTTTCCTGttattttgaaaggaaaaacttatttgattttccaaaatagaCATATATAATACAAGCATTAATAATTTGCACATGTGCAACTAGGGAATCAAGCACAAGCACTAGGGTTTGGGTTTAGCCTCGATAGATTCCAACTAGACGTTTGGGTTTTGGGCATGAGCACAGGCACCGCTCGTGTCCACAAAAGCTGGACCCATGAACCTAATGCTAGTGGCCATCCCTTACTTCTTGATGTCCTAGCTTCAGTCCACAAAGTTTGGGCTCAAGACACCGGTACTCATGCTAAGATTCCCATCACCTTAATCCTGAGTCCATCGAAGCTAGGCCTAATGTCCACTAAGGTTGAGTGCAAGACCAAAGTGCCCTAGGCTAACCTCAATGGACCTAGGCATGAGTGCCGAGGTCCTACACCAAGCCTTGATGGACTTCGGCATGGGCATGAGGATCCAAGCTTTCGGTTCCGACCTCAATGGACCTAGGAGCAAGGTCCGGCGCCCTAAGCCCAATCTCCATGGATTCAAGTGCAAGCATCAAGGTCTTGTGCCCAATCTTAATGAATCCAAGCATGAGGATCAAGGTCCCATACCTTGGCTCCATACCTTGGCATCGATGGATCTAGGCTCAAGCATGAGCATCAAGGTCTTTAGGCTCTTTCCCCAAGCCTTTGTGGACTTGAACCTAACCTCCATGGATCAAGGCCTTGTGCTGGGGACTTGGGACATAAGCACAGGAGTCTCAAGCACCGCCTCTATAAAACTGAGCTTAGCCTTAATGGACCTGGGCCTAGGTACAAGCACTAGGGTCCTAAGGTCAACCACAATGGATTTGAGTTGAGGCACTAGTGAATCAAACAATGGTATTAGGTCCTAGGCCAACTTTTATGGATATGAACACAGGTACCAATGTCCCAGCCCAACCTCTATATACCAAGCTTAGGCACTAGGTTTTGGGCCTAGCCTCTTTAGACCCAAGTTTGGCCTCAGTGGACCTCGATGAACCCTGCCTCGGCCTCTGGACGTAGGTGTGTTGCCACGGGCTTGGGAATGAGTGTTGAGATTCTTGAGTTCAAATGTAGAATTTCTAATCCAAGCATCAATACCtagtcattttcctgaatttaagcttagatttttccttcgatcaaaataacattttccattaactcGTTTTCCTCACAAGTGATCCAAAAACTAGAAAATGAGGAtcacattttttgtgaaacaaacggagtcttgagttaaaaatgcatttcaCCATTGTTGAGATAAACTACTCATATGTTGTCGGGCCGTTTAGTTCAACTTTGGGAAATgcctttgcatttccctaagTATCTTTGAATGAATGGGCATTTGATGAAGGCAAGAGTGTTTAGATACTTATTTTGGTGTATATTTTATAAAGCAACCTtgaggtaaaaagaaaaaggaaaaaaaaaaaaaaaa
Above is a window of Eucalyptus grandis isolate ANBG69807.140 chromosome 9, ASM1654582v1, whole genome shotgun sequence DNA encoding:
- the LOC104419500 gene encoding LOW QUALITY PROTEIN: translation initiation factor eIF-2B subunit delta (The sequence of the model RefSeq protein was modified relative to this genomic sequence to represent the inferred CDS: inserted 1 base in 1 codon); amino-acid sequence: MDPRRNPRSVSDPKVRQVGFFAPPPTASNRGPRPDLRRRVPPPAASAAAAAAAASISPSGNSLSPVMXPPPRHHSDNLALLSRPVLVPVPVPVSVPVSFPAATPSSYTAASDFSPTPTAATAALSSYAGKLAAAAGADGEPGDDVAMSPGRVGRGRVMASSVPASGLTTVSVVTMPPGITEKVGGASVEVQNERPANSKPQKEKMTKAERRALQEAQRAAKAAAKGEGSKAATAAPGAVSSEITKPIKVVKPSQKKSDSASVAPSEKKGPGGERPPEKERKKDVPHPRMQYDDESRVEKAKRKAVVKQTEARNRVQLFRHLPQYEHGSQLPDLESKFFQLDQMHPAVYKVGLQYLSGDVCGGNARCIAMLKAFQEVIKEYSTPLEKTLSRDLTTKINSYVSFFTECRPLSVSMGNAIRFLKSRIAKLPLTMSELEAKTTLQLDIDQFISEKIILADKVIVSHAVTKIRDGDVLLTYGSPSAVEMILLHAHELGKQFRVVVVDSRPKLEGQLLLRRLIGTGINCTYININAVSYIMHEVTRVFLGASAVLSNGTVYSRVGTACVAMVAHAFRVPVLVCCEAYKFHERVQLDSICSNELGDPDVIAKVPGREESIGWDSLPNSGNLQLLNLIYDATPSDYVSMIITDYGMVPPTSVPVIVREYRREHLWI